In the Vicinamibacteria bacterium genome, GCGGTCAACCCCACATGCGAGGCCAGCTCGGCAAACGTACTTCTGCCCTTCGACAGCAACGCTGTCAGAATCTTCCTGTCGGTAAAATCGATCGTTGCGTTCGTGAAGCTCACGAGAGACCCGCTCTCAAGAAGTGCCGCCGATCCTAGCCGCCCCCTCGCGAGAAATCAACCTCGTCTCGAATGGGTCCCACGATCCCTGACACGCTCACGCTTGTATTCGGTGGCGTTTTATGCTTGGAAATGGAACGGAGGAGATCGGAAGTGACGAGCCTTCTTTTCACATTGCTATTCCTCTCTCGCGGTCCGGTCGGGGATGGCGCACAGGTCGATATTCTGCCGACGGTGCTGGTCGTCTACGACACCCGAACCGGCTCGACGGGAGAGCTTGCCCGGGAGGTGGCGCGAGGGGTCGAGAACATCGAGGGAATCTCGGCTCGCCTTCGGACTACGAAAGCCGTGAGCGACGAGGACATTCGCGAGGCGGCGGGAATCCTGATGGGCTCCCCGGTGCATTGGGCTGGCGTTTCCTCGGAAATGCGCGCCTTTCTCGAGCGCGTGGGGAACGTGCTCTTGACGGCCAAGGAGCTGGGCCCCGAGTCTACGCCGAGATCGCGAACCGGAGGCGCGTTCGTGACGGCGGGCGCAATCGCATCGGGAAAGGAGCTCGCGCGCGTCGAGATTCTATCGGCTCTACTCAATATGCGATTCATCATCGTCGGAGGTGAGGAGTCCGACGGGTTCGGGACACTCGGGGCCCAGGCGACGACCGGAGAGCGAGATCCGGGCTTGAGCGAGCAGGAGTTGGAGGAGGCTCGCCGCTTCGGCGAGCGATTCGCTCGCGTGACGCTCGCGCTGGTCAGATAAGGCGCCGCGCTATACTCTTGCGGCGAT is a window encoding:
- a CDS encoding flavodoxin family protein, which translates into the protein MTSLLFTLLFLSRGPVGDGAQVDILPTVLVVYDTRTGSTGELAREVARGVENIEGISARLRTTKAVSDEDIREAAGILMGSPVHWAGVSSEMRAFLERVGNVLLTAKELGPESTPRSRTGGAFVTAGAIASGKELARVEILSALLNMRFIIVGGEESDGFGTLGAQATTGERDPGLSEQELEEARRFGERFARVTLALVR